The following DNA comes from Candidatus Hydrogenedentota bacterium.
CCAGAAGCATTATGTCGGGCGTCCAACGCCGCTCTATTTTGCGCGCAGGCTTACAGAACATCTCGGTGGGGCCAGGATCTACTTCAAGCGCGAAGACCTCGCGCACACGGGTGCGCACAAGATCAATAACGCCCTGGGCCAGTGCCTGCTGGCGAAGCGCATGGGCAAAACGCGCGTGATTGCCGAGACGGGCGCGGGGCAACACGGCGTGGCGACGGCGACAGCCGCGGCGCTGCTGGGGCTTGATTGCGACGTGTACATGGGCACGGAGGACATGGAGCGGCAGAAGCTGAACGTGTTCCGCATGCGGCTGCTGGGTTCGCGCGTGATTGGCGTGGATTCGGGCAGCAGGACGCTGAAGGACGCGATCAACGAGGCGTTGCGCGACTGGGTGGCGAGCGTGGCCGGCACGCATTACGTGCTGGGCACCGTGCACGGGCCGCACCCGTTTCCCATGATCTGCCGCGATTTTCAGAGCGTCATCGGGCGGGAGGCGCGCGCGCAGATAATGGAGGCGGAAGGCCGCCTGCCGGATGTGCTGCTGGCGTGCGTGGGCGGGGGCAGCAACGCGATTGGGTTGTTCTACGCGTTCCTCGACGAAGGCAGCGTGGCGATGATCGGCGTGGAAGCAGGCGGCACGCAAATCGCGCCCGGCATGCACGCGGCGCGTTTTGCGGGCGGCGCCTTCGGCATGCTGCATGGCGCGCTGAGCTATGTGCTGCAGGACGGGCACGGCCAGATAGGCCAAACCCACAGTGTCTCAGCAGGGCTCGACTACGCGTCCGTCGGGCCGGAACACGCGTATCTGTTTCAGACGGGCCGTGTGAAATACGTATACGCGATGGACCAGGAAGCGCTCGACGCATTCCAGCTCTGCTGCCGCCTGGAAGGGATCATGCCCGCGCTGGAATCGGCCCACGCCGTTGCTCATGTGGTCAAGGTCGCGCCTGCGCTGGCGCGGGACAAGATAATCGTCGTCAATATGTCAGGACGCGGCGACAAGGACGTGCAACAGGCCATGCGCTTCATTCTGCCGGGGGAGGGTGATTCGTGATGAATCGGATTGCGAGGCGTTTCGAGGAATTGAAGGCCCGGCATGAGACAGCGTTCATACCTTACATCACGGCCGGGGACCCGAGCCTGGCTCGGACCGAAGAGATCGTGCTGGCTCTGTCTAAAGCTGGCGCGGACATCATCGAATTCGGCGTGCCCTTTTCGGACCCGGTGGGTGACGGGCCCGTCATCGCGGAAGCCGCACAGCGCGCACTGGCGGGCGGCGCCACGCTGGACCATATTCTGGATCTGGTCACGCGCTTGCGCAAACAGACGGAAGTGCCCATCCTCCTTTTCACGTATTACAACCCGGTGTTGGCCTATGGAGTGCCCCGATTTGCGCGCGACGCCGCAGCCGCCGGCGTCGACGGCGTGTTGTGTGTGGATTTGCCCGCGGAGGAAGCCGGCGAGTACAAGGCCGAACTGGATGCATCGGGTGTGTGCACGGTTTTTCTGATTGCGCCTACCACGACGGAAGAACGGCTCGATGGCATTCTGTCCAAGTGTTCTGGTTTCGTCTACTACGTGAGCCGCCTGGGGGTCACGGGCGAACGGAGCGACCTTGCCGCGGACCTCGGCGCGGCCGTGGCGCGCATCAAGCGGAAAACCGGCCTGCCTGTCGCGGTTGGTTTCGGCATCAGTACGCCCGAGCAGGCGCGCGTGATTGCCGGCATGGCGGACGCCGTCGTCGTCGGTTCCGCGATTGTGCGCCTGATCGCGCAGCTCGGCGACACGCCCGAGACGTCGTCGGAGGTCCGCGATTATGCCCGGAAATTGGCCATGGCAAGCAAAGGTCAGGCGTAATCCCTTATCCCGGGGCTGCCCCCGTGGTAGTCAGGCGCCCTTCATGTCCCGTATCCTGGACAGCAGGATACTGCGCGCCTTCTCCTGCATCTCCAAACGCTTCTCGAACGGCAACCGCATGGGCGTTTCGAAGAGAAAGGCGCGGTCGGTCTGGGTAAGACGGTAATAGTTGCCGAGGCTGAGCCCCTGGCCAAGGCGGGCGAGGCGCAGGGCCCACAGGGGTGTATACAGGACGCCGTCCCGGGTGCGGAAACAGACCATCCACGTGTTCTGTTCGATGGGGTAGCCGCCGTTTCGCAGGTCTTCGATGACGGCGCGGCACGCCGTGGTGTAGGGGTTGGCGATCTGATAGAGATAGAAACCTTCGGCGCTGGAATCCTCGTGGTGCTCGATCAGCATGTCGTACCGCTCGGCAGCGAGCAAATCCCGCAGGATGCGGCCTTCTTGCGTGTTGAAGGTCGCGAAATCGCGGTTGAGGTCG
Coding sequences within:
- the trpA gene encoding tryptophan synthase subunit alpha, whose protein sequence is MNRIARRFEELKARHETAFIPYITAGDPSLARTEEIVLALSKAGADIIEFGVPFSDPVGDGPVIAEAAQRALAGGATLDHILDLVTRLRKQTEVPILLFTYYNPVLAYGVPRFARDAAAAGVDGVLCVDLPAEEAGEYKAELDASGVCTVFLIAPTTTEERLDGILSKCSGFVYYVSRLGVTGERSDLAADLGAAVARIKRKTGLPVAVGFGISTPEQARVIAGMADAVVVGSAIVRLIAQLGDTPETSSEVRDYARKLAMASKGQA
- the trpB gene encoding tryptophan synthase subunit beta, whose translation is MSEFGSSFETPRQPWPDASGRYGTFGGRFVPETLMYALHELERAYRDSQADPAFQSELADYQKHYVGRPTPLYFARRLTEHLGGARIYFKREDLAHTGAHKINNALGQCLLAKRMGKTRVIAETGAGQHGVATATAAALLGLDCDVYMGTEDMERQKLNVFRMRLLGSRVIGVDSGSRTLKDAINEALRDWVASVAGTHYVLGTVHGPHPFPMICRDFQSVIGREARAQIMEAEGRLPDVLLACVGGGSNAIGLFYAFLDEGSVAMIGVEAGGTQIAPGMHAARFAGGAFGMLHGALSYVLQDGHGQIGQTHSVSAGLDYASVGPEHAYLFQTGRVKYVYAMDQEALDAFQLCCRLEGIMPALESAHAVAHVVKVAPALARDKIIVVNMSGRGDKDVQQAMRFILPGEGDS